The Paenibacillus sp. 481 DNA window GCATCAGCTCTATTTTTAAGCTTGCTTGCAATGATTTTTGCGGCACGGAAACCTTCGCCACGCAAGACGTATGGCTATTTTCGCTTTGAAATTTTAGCCGCCTTTATTAACGGGATTACGTTAGCCGCTATATCGGTATTTATTTTAATTGAAGCTTATGAGCGTTTATTAAATCCGCAACAAGTCCAAAGCTTATCGATGATAGGAATCGCAATTGTTGGATTGTTAGCTAACATTGCAGCTGCTTTCGTGTTAATGCGTGGAGACATTAAAGACAACTTGAATATGCGCAGTGCTTTTCTGCATGTACTTGGTGATATGCTCGGCTCTGTCGGTGCGATTGTTGCTGGAGTGTTGATGTGGAAGTTCGGCTGGTTTATTGCAGATCCGATCATTAGTATTATCGTAGCTGTACTTATCTTGTTGAGCGCATGGCGTGTAACGAAAGATTCGGTCAATATTTTGATGGAGGGTACGCCTTCGCGAATCGATACCGCACAAGTAACGGAAGCTCTTACCGCGATTCCAGGTGTTAACGGTGTGCACGATTTGCACGTATGGACGTTAACTTCAGGTTTTGATGCGCTTAGCTGTCATTTGCGGGTCGAGGATCAGGTGTCGAGTTATCCCATTTTACAGCAAGCCCTAAAAACGGTTAAAGACAAGTTTGAAATTTCTCACGTCACGATTCAGATTGAAGATTCCAGTATCCAGCATGGGGATCTTGTGTGTGAGGTTGGTGTGCAAGCTAGCCAGCAATGTGCGGGCGACCATAATCACGATGATCACGATCATAATGATGACCATAGTCACGATAAGCAACATAATCACAAGCATGATCATGACCATAATCACGATGACCACAAGCATGAGCACAACGGTGAGTGCAGCCACAAACATTAAAATGTTCGTTAGTATGCCTAACTTGTTATGTATGCGGGAATAGTAAAGGTATGCTAATTCGTAGAAATAGGTGATGTGGTCATGAGTAAAAAGATCGGGCTTATTTGCGGGAGTTTACGAGCCAATTCTTACAATCGTATCGTTGGAGAAGCAGTAGCTGCGTTGGATGTGCCCGCTGAATTTCACTGGATTGACATCGGAAATCTTCCGTTGTTTAACGAAGATCTAGAAGGTGACAATCTTCCAAAGTCTGTAGCTGTGTTTAATAACGCTGTGCGGCAATCAGACGGTATTCTAATTGTAAGCCCCGAGTATAACTCGGGGATGTCGGGTGCTCTTAAAAATGCACTTGATTGGGCGTCGAGGCCTCCCCGATCATCTGTGATTCATCGTAAGCCAGTTGGCCTAATTGGTGCAACTCCGGGCGGGCTAGGTACTGCTTTTTCACAAAGGCAAATTAGGCAGACGCTAGATGCGGTTCAAGCACTCGTTCTGCCTTTTCAAAAGGTACTTATATCTCAAGTTCATGAGAAGATAGATGCCGAGCAAAGAGTGTTAACGGATGAAAAGACGAAGCAATATGTTCAACGGTATGTATTACAGCTTATAAACTGGATCGATAACGTGCCTGTACTTGACTAAACTCAGACTGGCGTCGCTTTTAGAGCGGCGTCAGTTTTTTGTATGCTCGTTCAAGTACTACAATCTCGTTGTGGATAAAAATTATACACATATCCTGTAAAAAATGTGGATACAGCGCTTACATCCTTACTGTGTGGGTGTTGTTAAAATGATGAAAGAAGGGGATACATTTTTCAAAATAAAATGTGGGTTTTGTGGATAGTGTGCATAAAACAGTGGATAATGTTGGGTTTTGGCGCTGAGTCGCGCTGTGACAGCTTGTTTTCGACAAAGATTAGATCACACATTCCAAAATTCGACATGCAATTCTGTGGATAACATTCAGCGGTGTAAATGTTATATGACGAATTGCCATTATGAAGTGCGATAGTCATCATAAAATCTTCATCGTAGTATTGATTCTCATGGCATCCGCCGCTAACGGATCTCACAGAGCTTAATTCGCTCATATTCATAGATGTTGATTTCTAACGGTTATTAGCAAGCTTATTTGACGTGTTGAATGCAATTTCAGCTAATTTCATTAAAATAAGCGCTACCTGAACCGTTAAATTTTAAAATTGCAGTTATCCCTAAGAATAACGACTATTGCGACCGTTAGAGGTAAGTGATGAGGGACGATCGATAGCCATAGTACGTTTGCCATGGATCGGTGTCAGGTACGCTCAATTCAACAAACACGATTGCCCCTCTATGACACTACTTTTATTGGCTTCAGGCTTTCTCAAATTACTAAGCAGCTTCGGGTATATCGCGTTACGATCAGCTTTTATGATTTGCAATTTATCCAAGCAATCCATTACACGAAGGAGTCAATCATGAGTTATACCCATTTTTACACAACAGAAAGAGCGAAGCTAGAAATCCTACATGCCCACGGATGGTCCGTACGGATCATTGGTTTGGAACTGGGACGTCATGACTAAAGTGCTGCACGTGAGTTGAAGCGTAACCGAAAACCGAATCATTATCATGCGGAGGCCGCACAGATATCGTGTGAGCAGCGTCTTAAACCTGCAGCAACCCGAGCAACATTTAACATGGGCAAACTAATTTGCCAGCGTCCAAAAGGGGTTCGTAAATGTGAAACCTTTGGGCATTGGGAACTCGACAAGGCTGTATCCTGCGGCAGTCTTTAAAATAGCTACAATAGACGAACTATTCCATACACATGAACTCATTAATCACTGACCAAGAAAATATCTTGGACGGAGAACAGTTTACGAATCATTCATGAAAGAGCTGCCGAACTTGGCTTGACCATCCGTTATATAAAAAAGAGTCAAGTGAAGCTTACGCTCACTTGACCCGCTGCATTTGTTGCGCTTCCAGACGTAGAAGCGTTTCTATTCCATGAGTTGTTCCCACTCTGTATAAACGTCGTTCAAATTAGCTTTGCATGCATCAATGTGTTGCTGAACTTCTTGGGCGCGCACATAATCTTGATATACTTCCGGATCTGTAAGCTTATGCTCCCAATCAGATAGCTGTTGCTCCAACTCCGCTATGCGCTGCTCTAGCTGTTCTAGCTTACGTTGGCGGTTGCGTTCTTCACGCTTAGCTTGCTTATCCGCTTCATAAGCAGCAGCGCCTCTTTTGGCAGCTTCGTCTTCCAGCGCATCAGCAGCTTGGGTGTGATTTACCAACGCTGGCTTATACGTGTGAGGAGACATACTAGCAGCTTCAATCGCTTCGTCTTCTGCAATCTCTTGTATTTTAGTCATATAGTCGTCATAATTTCCTAGGAAATGACGCGTGCCGTCAACACCTAATTCAATGACTCGTTCCGCCATTTTATTTAAGAAATAACGGTCGTGAGAAATAAATAGCACGGTGCCATCGTAATCGATTAACGCCGATTCAAGTACTTCTTTGCTGAACAAATCCAAGTGGTTAGTGGGCTCGTCTAAGATGAGTACATTTGCTTGCAGCAACATCAGCTTCGCTAACGCGACACGCGCCTTTTCGCCGCCACTTAACGTGCCGACTTTTTTCTTCACATCTTCACCGCTAAATAAAAAGCTGCCAAGGACACTGCGAATGCGGACTTCTTCCAAATGAGCATACGAGCTCCACACTTCTTCCAACACGGTGTTCGCAGGGTTAAGCGATGTTTGCTCTTGATCATAAAACCCAATCGAAACGTTGGTTCCCCATTGTGCACTGCCGTGCAGGAAGGGGTGGTCACCAATAAGTGCCTTTAAGAGCGTAGACTTACCGATACCGTTTGGTCCGATCAAGGCGACCATTTCACCGCGATTTAAATCGATTCGTGCTTGAGAGAATAGCGGTTTTTTAGCATCATAGCCTACGGAAGCATCTTGTAGACGCAGCACATCTTTACCGCTCTGACGCGTAATTTCAAAGCTAAAATGTGCTTTTTTCAAGTCGCCCATCGGTCTATCCAACCGATCGATCTTGTCCAATGCTTTACGACGGCTCTGCGCTCGCTTCGTCGTCGATGCGCGCACAAGATTCCGCTGGATAAAGTCTTCCATCCGTGCAATTTCATCTTGCTGTTTTTCATATAGCTTCAGCTGCTGCTCATACTGTGCAGCTTTCAGCTCCATATACTTTGTATAATTGCCTGGATAACGTTTAGCTTGATGACGTTCAATTTCTATAATGGTCGTAACCATCGCGTCCAAGAAGTAACGGTCATGGGATACGACGAGGACAGCGCCCGGGTATGAACGTAAATATTGTTCAAGCCAAGTGAGCGTATGAATGTCCAGGTGGTTCGTTGGCTCATCGAGCAGCAGCAAATCAGGCTGCTGCAACAAAATGCGAGCCAGCGCCAAGCGTGTCTTTTGACCACCGCTTAACGTGTCGATAGGTGTGTCCGGGTCCATATGGCTGAAGCCCATCCCGTGCAAAATGCTACGCACGCGCGTCTCCATTTCGTAACCGCCCTGTTGACGAAACCACTCTGAGCGCACAGCGTAACGATGGAGCGTATCCTCATAGCGCTGAGCGTCGTCTGCGAGTGCAGGATCAGATATTTGTCGCTCTAGATCGCGTAGTTCCTGTTCAGCTTCTAATAAATGCTCAAATACGAGCATCATTTCACTCCAAATGGAATTGTTGGATTGTAAGCCGCTATTTTGCGCAAGATATGCGATGCGCGTTTCTTTCGATTTATAGATGACGCCGCTGTCAGCAGTCATTTCTCCTGCAATCAATTGCAGCAGTGTAGATTTGCCCGCACCGTTAACACCAACGAGGCCAATACGTTCACGTTCTTGAATTTGCAAAGTAATATTCGTTAATACGGGGGTGATCCCGTAATTTTTGCTCATGCCGTTCACTTGAAGCAGCATAGGTGTATCTCCTCCGTTTATAAAATCTGTATGTCTAGTTTACCTGAAATTGAGGTGAAGTGCGAAGTGCTTTCCGTACTTTCTCTTATGAAGTGTTCATAAAATCGAATTTGTGTTCGTTTAATGTTAGCAACATGTTGGCAGGGGACGCGCAAGGATGGT harbors:
- a CDS encoding ABC-F family ATP-binding cassette domain-containing protein, whose translation is MLLQVNGMSKNYGITPVLTNITLQIQERERIGLVGVNGAGKSTLLQLIAGEMTADSGVIYKSKETRIAYLAQNSGLQSNNSIWSEMMLVFEHLLEAEQELRDLERQISDPALADDAQRYEDTLHRYAVRSEWFRQQGGYEMETRVRSILHGMGFSHMDPDTPIDTLSGGQKTRLALARILLQQPDLLLLDEPTNHLDIHTLTWLEQYLRSYPGAVLVVSHDRYFLDAMVTTIIEIERHQAKRYPGNYTKYMELKAAQYEQQLKLYEKQQDEIARMEDFIQRNLVRASTTKRAQSRRKALDKIDRLDRPMGDLKKAHFSFEITRQSGKDVLRLQDASVGYDAKKPLFSQARIDLNRGEMVALIGPNGIGKSTLLKALIGDHPFLHGSAQWGTNVSIGFYDQEQTSLNPANTVLEEVWSSYAHLEEVRIRSVLGSFLFSGEDVKKKVGTLSGGEKARVALAKLMLLQANVLILDEPTNHLDLFSKEVLESALIDYDGTVLFISHDRYFLNKMAERVIELGVDGTRHFLGNYDDYMTKIQEIAEDEAIEAASMSPHTYKPALVNHTQAADALEDEAAKRGAAAYEADKQAKREERNRQRKLEQLEQRIAELEQQLSDWEHKLTDPEVYQDYVRAQEVQQHIDACKANLNDVYTEWEQLME
- a CDS encoding cation diffusion facilitator family transporter, which translates into the protein MGLHHGHSHGHGHSHGHGHHHGGGANKKALLLSLIIISIFLVVEVIGGFITNSLALLSDAGHMLSDASALFLSLLAMIFAARKPSPRKTYGYFRFEILAAFINGITLAAISVFILIEAYERLLNPQQVQSLSMIGIAIVGLLANIAAAFVLMRGDIKDNLNMRSAFLHVLGDMLGSVGAIVAGVLMWKFGWFIADPIISIIVAVLILLSAWRVTKDSVNILMEGTPSRIDTAQVTEALTAIPGVNGVHDLHVWTLTSGFDALSCHLRVEDQVSSYPILQQALKTVKDKFEISHVTIQIEDSSIQHGDLVCEVGVQASQQCAGDHNHDDHDHNDDHSHDKQHNHKHDHDHNHDDHKHEHNGECSHKH
- a CDS encoding NADPH-dependent FMN reductase; the encoded protein is MSKKIGLICGSLRANSYNRIVGEAVAALDVPAEFHWIDIGNLPLFNEDLEGDNLPKSVAVFNNAVRQSDGILIVSPEYNSGMSGALKNALDWASRPPRSSVIHRKPVGLIGATPGGLGTAFSQRQIRQTLDAVQALVLPFQKVLISQVHEKIDAEQRVLTDEKTKQYVQRYVLQLINWIDNVPVLD